One region of Sus scrofa isolate TJ Tabasco breed Duroc chromosome 3, Sscrofa11.1, whole genome shotgun sequence genomic DNA includes:
- the CRYM gene encoding ketimine reductase mu-crystallin isoform X2 has protein sequence MSSVPAFLSAADVQDHLRSSSLLIPPLEAALANFSSGPDGGVVQPVRTVVPVAKHSGFLGVMPAYSAAEDALTTKLVTFYEGHRSTSTVPSHQATVLLFEPSNGSLLAVMDGNVITAKRTAAVSAIATKFLKPPNSEVLCILGAGVQAYSHYEVFTEQFSFKEVRIWNRTKENAEKFANTVQGEVEVCPSVQEAVAGADVIITVTMATEPILFGEWVKPGAHINAIGASRPDWRELDDELMKQAVLYVDSREAAVKESGDVLLSGAEIFAELGEVVKGVKPAHCEKTTVFKSLDQRSASPLQETPHF, from the exons ATGAGCTCGGTGCCAGCGTTCCTGAGCGCCGCGGACGTGCAGGACCACCTCCGCAGCTCCAGCCTCCTCATCCCGCCTCTGGAGGCGGCCCTGGCCAACTTCTCTAGCGGCCCCGACGGAGGGGTCGTGCAGCCGGTGCGCACCGTCGTGCCGGTGGCCAAGCACAGCGG TTTCCTGGGGGTCATGCCCGCCTACAGTGCAGCAGAGGATGCGCTGACCACCAAGTTGGTCACCTTCTATGAGGGCCACCGCTCCACCTCCACtgtcccctcccatcaggccacTGTGCTTCTCTTTGAGCCGAGCAATGGCTCTCTTCTGGCG GTCatggatggaaatgttataactGCAAAAAGAACTGCTGCAGTATCTGCCATTGCTACCAAG TTTTTGAAACCCCCCAACAGTGAAGTGTTGTGTATCCTTGGAGCTGGGGTCCAGGCTTACAGCCACTATGAGGTCTTCACAGAGCAGTTCTCCTTTAAGGAG GTGAGGATATGGAACCGCACCAAAGAAAACGCGGAGAAGTTTGCGAACACAGTGCAAGGCGAGGTTGAGGTCTGTCCATCGGTCCAGGAGGCTGTGGCAGGAGCAGATGTGATCATCACGGTCACCATGGCAACAGAGCCCATTTTGTTTGGCGAATGGGTGAAGCCTGGGGCTCACATCAATG CCATTGGCGCCAGCAGACCCGACTGGAGAGAGCTGGATGACGAGCTCATGAAACAGGCTGTGCTGTACGTGGACTCCCGGGAGGCCGCCGTGAAAGAGTCTGGAGATGTCCTCTTGTCCGGG GCCGAGATCTTTGCGGAGCTGGGAGAAGTGGTGAAGGGCGTGAAGCCAGCCCACTGCGAGAAGACGACAGTATTCAAGTCTTTGG ATCAGAGGTCAGCCAGCCCCCTTCAAGAGACACCACACTTCTGA
- the CRYM gene encoding ketimine reductase mu-crystallin isoform X1, whose protein sequence is MSSVPAFLSAADVQDHLRSSSLLIPPLEAALANFSSGPDGGVVQPVRTVVPVAKHSGFLGVMPAYSAAEDALTTKLVTFYEGHRSTSTVPSHQATVLLFEPSNGSLLAVMDGNVITAKRTAAVSAIATKFLKPPNSEVLCILGAGVQAYSHYEVFTEQFSFKEVRIWNRTKENAEKFANTVQGEVEVCPSVQEAVAGADVIITVTMATEPILFGEWVKPGAHINAIGASRPDWRELDDELMKQAVLYVDSREAAVKESGDVLLSGAEIFAELGEVVKGVKPAHCEKTTVFKSLGMAVEDLVAAKLVYESWSSGK, encoded by the exons ATGAGCTCGGTGCCAGCGTTCCTGAGCGCCGCGGACGTGCAGGACCACCTCCGCAGCTCCAGCCTCCTCATCCCGCCTCTGGAGGCGGCCCTGGCCAACTTCTCTAGCGGCCCCGACGGAGGGGTCGTGCAGCCGGTGCGCACCGTCGTGCCGGTGGCCAAGCACAGCGG TTTCCTGGGGGTCATGCCCGCCTACAGTGCAGCAGAGGATGCGCTGACCACCAAGTTGGTCACCTTCTATGAGGGCCACCGCTCCACCTCCACtgtcccctcccatcaggccacTGTGCTTCTCTTTGAGCCGAGCAATGGCTCTCTTCTGGCG GTCatggatggaaatgttataactGCAAAAAGAACTGCTGCAGTATCTGCCATTGCTACCAAG TTTTTGAAACCCCCCAACAGTGAAGTGTTGTGTATCCTTGGAGCTGGGGTCCAGGCTTACAGCCACTATGAGGTCTTCACAGAGCAGTTCTCCTTTAAGGAG GTGAGGATATGGAACCGCACCAAAGAAAACGCGGAGAAGTTTGCGAACACAGTGCAAGGCGAGGTTGAGGTCTGTCCATCGGTCCAGGAGGCTGTGGCAGGAGCAGATGTGATCATCACGGTCACCATGGCAACAGAGCCCATTTTGTTTGGCGAATGGGTGAAGCCTGGGGCTCACATCAATG CCATTGGCGCCAGCAGACCCGACTGGAGAGAGCTGGATGACGAGCTCATGAAACAGGCTGTGCTGTACGTGGACTCCCGGGAGGCCGCCGTGAAAGAGTCTGGAGATGTCCTCTTGTCCGGG GCCGAGATCTTTGCGGAGCTGGGAGAAGTGGTGAAGGGCGTGAAGCCAGCCCACTGCGAGAAGACGACAGTATTCAAGTCTTTGG GAATGGCGGTGGAAGACTTGGTTGCAGCCAAACTAGTGTACGAGTCCTGGTCATCtggtaaataa
- the ANKS4B gene encoding ankyrin repeat and SAM domain-containing protein 4B, which translates to MSTRYHQAASDSYLELLKEATRRDLNLSDEDGMTPTLLAAYHGNLGALEIICSRGGDPDRCDIWGNTPLHYAASNGHAHCVSFLINFGANIFALDNDLQSPLDAAASREQNECVALLDKAATAQNIMNPKKVTRLKEQAQKNARKQIKECERLQEKHQNKMARTYSKEESGTLSSSKSTFSRSSFSNASASNTFGSLSKSIKDTFKLKYKKNKDTAEQVGKESRSGQRNVMEMFKEEEEEEEEDKFSGDFKEKLQFSLKGDSYVQHESILNRPGLGNVVFQSNRILSPEDISGSKREFGFKMPSELLQRQEASEAEAEEEEDNQREDDLPWDEDEVEWEEDVVDATPLEVFLQSHHLEEFLPIFMREQIDLEALLLCSDEDLQSIQMQLGPRKKVLNAINRRKQVLQQPGQLVDTSL; encoded by the exons ATGTCCACTCGCTACCACCAAGCTGCTAGTGACAGCTACCTGGAACTTCTGAAAGAGGCTACCAGGAGAGATCTGAATCTTTCTGATGAAGATGGCATGACTCCCACACTCCTGGCAGCCTACCATGGGAACTTGGGAGCCCTAGAAATAATTTGCAGCAGAGG agGGGATCCTGATAGATGTGACATCTGGGGAAATACTCCTTTACATTATGCAGCCTCCAATGGTCATGCTCACTGTGTCTCATTCCTGATCAACTTTGGTGCCAACATCTTTGCCCTGGACAATGATTTACAGTCTCCACTGGATGCTGCTGCCAGCAGAGAGCAGAACGAATGTGTTGCTCTCTTGGATAAGGCCGCCACTGCCCAGAACATCATGAACCCCAAGAAGGTCACCAGGCTGAAGGAGCAGGCTCAGAAGAATGCCAGGAAGCAGATCAAAGAGTGCGAAAGGCTCCAGGAGAAGCACCAAAATAAGATGGCCCGTACCTACAGCAAGGAGGAATCTGGGACGCTTTCTTCTTCCAAGAGCACTTTCTCCAGGTCATCCTTTTCAAATGCTTCTGCATCCAATACATTCGGGTCACTGTCTAAGAGCATTAAAGACACTTTCAAGTTAAAGTACAAGAAGAACAAAGATACAGCAGAGCAGGTAGGGAAGGAGAGCAGAAGTGGGCAGAGGAATGTGATGGAAATGtttaaagaggaagaggaggaggaggaggaagacaaatTCTCAGGGGACTTCAAAGAGAAACTCCAGTTCTCATTAAAAGGGGACAGCTATGTGCAACATGAATCCATCCTCAACCGTCCAGGTCTAGGAAATGTTGTTTTTCAAAGCAACAGAATCTTGAGCCCTGAAGACATCTCAGGTAGCAAGAGGGAGTTTGGGTTTAAAATGCCCAGTGAATTGCTTCAGAGACAAGAAGCAtctgaggcagaggcagaggaagaagaggacaaCCAGCGTGAGGATGATCTGCCTTGGGATGAGGATGAAGTGGAGTGGGAGGAAGATGTGGTTGACGCTACTCCCCTGGAAGTGTTCTTGCAGTCCCACCACCTGGAAGAATTCCTTCCTATTTTCATGAGAGAGCAGATTGATCTGGAAGCGCTGTTGCTTTGCTCCGATGAGGACCTTCAGAGCATACAAATGCAGCTGGGTCCCAGGAAGAAAGTTCTTAATGCCATAAACAGAAGGAAGCAGGTGCTACAACAGCCTGGGCAGTTGGTTGACACCAGCCTCTGA